One genomic window of Halorubrum hochsteinianum includes the following:
- a CDS encoding pyridoxal phosphate-dependent aminotransferase has translation MEYEEPKFFHVMQYAAAADGDVIDMVSGNPDWEPPAALREALREYADLPPADFQYPPSEGLRELREVIAERNGVDSDRVVVTNGTGEANYLAMARALDRNAGDEALLTDPVYPYYPGKTHLLGGEPTLVPTARDGGLDVDAMRAAASEDTALIVLNTPNNPTGAVYDLDAIREVVSIAEAVDALVVVDEVYDRFDLSGSFESALAIDSDRVIVTSGFSKSMAITGFRVGYGIFPEAHVDDAKTRHMLVNVAGARPSQYAVHNALVETPPEYYAKSRDLLADRVDAFTSALDAAGAEYSRPEGAFYVLARFDGFPGTMANVKRLVDEAGVAGMPGEAFGTARDEWIRFALVTPRATEAAERLADYFAGGAPDQR, from the coding sequence ATGGAGTACGAGGAGCCGAAGTTCTTCCACGTGATGCAGTACGCCGCGGCCGCCGACGGGGACGTCATCGACATGGTGAGCGGCAACCCGGACTGGGAGCCGCCCGCCGCGCTCCGCGAGGCGCTCCGCGAGTACGCGGACCTGCCGCCCGCCGACTTCCAGTACCCCCCGAGCGAGGGGCTCCGCGAACTGCGGGAAGTGATCGCCGAGCGCAACGGCGTCGACTCCGACCGCGTGGTCGTCACGAACGGCACCGGCGAGGCGAACTACCTCGCGATGGCGCGCGCGCTCGACCGCAACGCCGGCGACGAGGCGCTGCTCACCGACCCCGTCTACCCCTACTACCCGGGGAAGACGCACCTGCTCGGCGGCGAGCCGACGCTGGTCCCGACCGCCCGCGACGGGGGCCTCGACGTCGACGCGATGCGCGCCGCCGCGAGCGAGGACACCGCGCTGATCGTCCTCAACACCCCGAACAACCCGACCGGCGCGGTGTACGACCTCGACGCAATTCGCGAGGTCGTCTCGATCGCGGAGGCGGTCGACGCCCTCGTGGTCGTCGACGAGGTGTACGACCGGTTCGACCTGTCCGGCTCGTTCGAGTCGGCGCTGGCCATCGACTCCGACCGCGTGATCGTCACGAGCGGCTTCTCGAAGTCGATGGCGATCACGGGCTTCCGCGTCGGCTACGGGATCTTCCCGGAGGCGCACGTCGACGACGCGAAGACCCGCCACATGCTCGTGAACGTCGCCGGGGCGCGCCCCTCGCAGTACGCGGTCCACAACGCGCTCGTCGAGACGCCCCCGGAGTACTACGCGAAGTCCCGCGACCTGCTCGCGGACCGCGTCGACGCGTTCACGAGCGCGCTCGACGCGGCGGGCGCGGAGTACAGCCGGCCGGAGGGGGCGTTCTACGTGCTCGCGCGCTTCGACGGCTTCCCTGGCACGATGGCGAACGTCAAGCGGCTCGTCGACGAGGCGGGCGTCGCCGGGATGCCGGGCGAGGCGTTCGGCACCGCCCGCGACGAGTGGATCCGGTTCGCGCTGGTGACGCCGCGCGCGACCGAGGCCGCCGAGCGGCTCGCCGACTACTTCGCCGGCGGCGCTCCGGACCAGCGGTAA
- a CDS encoding carboxypeptidase-like regulatory domain-containing protein, whose translation MNAPRAVLVGATVLCIAVAATGGAVGQEQVTLTVSVTDQDGDTVGGVTVEAAWETESGETGTASGTTASNGNVLLDVPEGANVELDVDDDAYVRNRPLRVADASETAVALGVTRSGTATVTVVDDRNRSQGDATVTVREDGRTVDRGETGDDGTYETARVERGAYEVRVVKPGYFAAEREVTVERNTEATVAIERGTATLDVRALDDHFDPPAPIETGAVRVSSSVYDGEVSVSEGTATLNVPVNAVYAVEVVKDGYDASTERVRVRESSASVNATAQRTPTLSVTPANERVLVGETTRVTVRNAYDERVAGATVEVDGEAVGETDDRGEVDVTIPSTGNRTIVARDGSVASDPVTVEGVDTAADADGGDAPGTTDGSSPGFGSVSAVLALLAVGAASRIRGR comes from the coding sequence ATGAACGCCCCACGTGCGGTCCTCGTCGGCGCGACAGTGCTGTGTATCGCGGTCGCCGCGACCGGCGGCGCGGTCGGCCAAGAGCAGGTGACGCTCACCGTCTCGGTGACCGATCAGGACGGCGACACGGTCGGCGGGGTGACCGTCGAGGCGGCGTGGGAGACCGAGTCGGGCGAGACGGGGACCGCGTCGGGCACGACGGCGAGCAACGGGAACGTGCTGCTCGACGTCCCCGAGGGGGCGAACGTCGAGCTGGACGTCGACGACGACGCGTACGTCCGGAACCGGCCGCTCCGGGTCGCCGACGCGAGCGAGACGGCCGTGGCGCTCGGCGTCACCCGGAGCGGGACCGCCACGGTGACCGTCGTCGACGACCGGAACCGGTCGCAGGGCGACGCGACGGTGACCGTCCGCGAGGACGGGCGGACGGTCGACCGCGGCGAGACGGGAGACGACGGCACCTACGAGACGGCTCGCGTCGAGCGGGGGGCGTACGAGGTCCGCGTCGTGAAGCCGGGGTACTTCGCGGCGGAGCGGGAGGTGACGGTCGAACGGAACACCGAGGCGACGGTGGCGATCGAACGGGGGACCGCGACGCTCGACGTGCGCGCCCTCGACGACCACTTCGACCCGCCCGCGCCGATCGAGACGGGGGCGGTCCGCGTGTCCTCGTCCGTGTACGACGGCGAGGTGAGCGTGAGCGAGGGGACGGCGACGCTCAACGTCCCGGTGAACGCCGTGTACGCGGTCGAGGTGGTCAAGGACGGGTACGACGCCTCGACCGAGCGCGTCAGGGTGCGGGAGTCGTCGGCGAGCGTGAACGCCACGGCCCAGCGCACCCCAACCCTCTCCGTCACGCCGGCGAACGAGCGGGTCCTCGTGGGCGAGACGACCCGCGTGACGGTTCGGAACGCCTACGACGAGCGGGTCGCCGGCGCGACCGTCGAGGTCGACGGCGAGGCGGTCGGCGAGACCGACGACCGCGGCGAGGTCGACGTGACGATACCGTCGACCGGGAACCGGACGATCGTCGCCCGCGACGGGTCCGTCGCGTCCGACCCGGTGACGGTCGAGGGGGTCGACACCGCGGCCGACGCGGACGGGGGCGACGCCCCGGGAACCACCGACGGGAGCAGTCCCGGGTTCGGCTCCGTCAGCGCGGTCCTCGCCCTCCTCGCGGTCGGCGCGGCAAGTCGGATTCGCGGGCGCTGA